A region of the Bacillus sp. (in: firmicutes) genome:
AGAACCCTTCCAAGCGTTACCTTTTCATTTGATTCTTCGATATAATCCTTCAATTCCATAAGGAATTGCCTAGTCTTTACCGGATAAATGTGACCATACACCATTTAAACTAGGAACATTTCGCACCACAATCGCGCCCGATTGCGGAAGATTAAAACATGGTAGTAAATAACTGCAAAATTATCTACAATTTGTTGAACAAAAACTCTATTACTCATGCAGTTTACAAACAAACTCATCAAACGAATCCGTTATAGAAAAAATTGCTTCCTCATAAATTTTCATAATGTAACTAAAAGCTAAAATAAATTTTTTAAGACTCTTGTTTTCTTTCACTTTTAAATACAAAAAAATATAATGATATTCGAAAGGTACTAAATGATTAGAAAATACGCAAAATCCTTCTCATTGTTTTAGAGAACTAGATTGCCCATCGTCTTTTAAGTATTTATTCTGTTCACTTTCCAGAAAAAAATGAAATGACTCCGACAACCACTAAAAATGCAAAAAGTATAAAAATTACAAGTTGCCATTTTGGCTGCGTACTTTTTTTTCTTTTCACTTTTCCCTTGTTAACGGATGTAATTAATCCCATAAATTCTGTTAACTGTTCTTCACAAAATATACGGGTAGGAAAAATTAGAGCAGAATTAGGTGTTATAAAAAGGTATACATATCTTTTCGTTTTCAAAACTTCAACAATGGTTGACCATTTGTAAGATGCTTGGATCTCATCAGATACAAAAGAAAGTCCATTTTTATTAATGGTATAAGTTCTTTTGCCATGTTTTTCTGCATTTTGCTTTCCACTGTACACTGTACTTAACAAA
Encoded here:
- a CDS encoding YcxB family protein — its product is MENILNEELDSTIIRVELESKDFFWFTLHYLWKKMQQLILMGGLLFFLGIIILITQGPSIGLIIFFGPFFSFIFILLSTVYSGKQNAEKHGKRTYTINKNGLSFVSDEIQASYKWSTIVEVLKTKRYVYLFITPNSALIFPTRIFCEEQLTEFMGLITSVNKGKVKRKKSTQPKWQLVIFILFAFLVVVGVISFFSGK